AGAAGGTTGAACAAGAGAAGCCTGGCGAGAGCCTGCACGGAGAGGTTTTTATATCTTTTGAAATCAATTCCAAGGGCGAGCTTGTTTCCAAACCGGTTATATCAAAAGGGGATAACCCGGGGTTATCGCAATTAGGCATAAAAAGCGTAACGGAAGCGGCCCCTTTTCCGCCTTTCCCAAAGAGGATAACCAGCGATAAGGAAACACTGCAGATAGCCATAAGTTATCAATAGCATACCGCCAGGCGGTGGTAAAAAGCGCGGGCGCTGAAAGCGCTCCCGTCACAGACGCGCCTTCTCCGGCGGTTTTTGAAAAATCCAAATGTCTTGACTAAGAAATTATGCTGTGTTACAATACCCCAAAACAAAAAAGGAGGAAGTATGGCAGAGGCCTATTGCGTTAAATGTAAATCAAAAAAAGAGATTAAGGATGCGAAAGAGGTTTCTATGAAAAACGGCCGTAAGGCCATGAAAGGCAAGTGCCCTGATTGCGGTACAGGCATGTACAGGATAATGGGTAAATAAGCCGGTTTTTTTGATACGGCATACGCGTTTGAGGTATTCATGGCCGGGGTGAAGAAGGACGGCAGGCGGAAGTCCCGTCCGGGAGGGTTTGTCTGTTTAAGAGATAAGGTTTTGGCGGCCGCTCATTATGCTTTGGAGAAAAAGGCGGATTGTGTCAGGGTCTTGGATATGAGCGGTATTGCCTGTTTTTGTGATTATTTTGTTGTGGCAGAGGCAGAGTCTTCCACAAAGGTCATAGCAATTGCCGAGCATATAATAGATAGTTTGGCTTGTTTCGGAATAAGGCCTTTGCGCAGAGAAGGTTTCAGAGACGGGCAATGGATTGTTTTGGATTATGTTGATGTTGTTGTCCATGTTTTTCAGCATCAGGCAAGGCGGTTTTATGATCTGGAAAGACTGTGGGGCGACGCGAAAATTATAGAGATAAATGATGATAAACAGGGGCATCTCGGCCGTTAAGGTAAAGAGATGCCCCTGTTTATCATAGCGGGTATTTTGATACGATGAGAGCAAAGCTTTCGGATTACATAGAATCTATTATAAAACCGATATCCGGCAAATGGGGCCTGAATGCCTTGCCTAAGGTTGTCTGCGAAAAGCCCAAGCACTACAGCCTGGGAGATCTGTCTACCAATATTGCCATGCAGATATGCAAATCAGCCGAAGGACTTGACCTATTGCATACGGCGGAAGATATAGCGGATTTGTTGAGGAAGGGGCTCAAGGATTCAGGGTTTAGTGATTTAATATCCAGGGTAGAGGTCAAGCGCCCGGGTTTTATAAATTTTTATTTTTCGCGGGACTATTTACGTTCGGTGATAAGTGAAATATCTTCCATGTCCGGTGATTTTGGCAGGCCCGAAGGCGTAAAGCCCAAAAAGATATTGATTGAATTTGTCAGCGCCAATCCTACCGGCCCGTTAAGCGTTGCGCATGGCCGGCAGGCTGCCATAGGCGATGTGCTGGCTAATATATTGGATTTTGCCGGCCACAAAGTAACCAGGGAATATTATCTCAATGATGACGGTAACCAGATAATGGTTCTTGGCAAATCCATCCACGCCAGATATTGCCAGCTTGTCGGTAAGCCATGCGCTTTTCCTGACGACGGCTATAAGGGTGGATATATATACGATATCGCCAGATTGTTTATTGATAAATACGGCCGTGACATGTTTGAACCTGGCGAAAAAAACATAAGCGTTTTCTGCGATTTCGGCATACGGCACATTATGGAGGGTATCAGGAAAGATCTTGGCGATTTCAGGGTCAGGTTTGATAATTACTATTCCCAACGGGAGTTGGGCGGTTCGGGTAAGGTAGAGGATGCGCTCCAGGAGCTTGGGCAAAAAGGTTTACTATATGAAAAAGACTCCGCTCTGTGGTTTTCATCAACCAGGTTTGGGGACGATAAGGACAGGGTCTTGCGTAAAAGTGATGGAAGTTATACTTACATAACCCCTGACATAGCGTATCATAAAGACAAATTTCAAAGAGGTTATGATTTGCTCATAGACCTTTTGGGCCCGGACCATCACGGCTATATAAGCAGGATGAAAGCCGCCTGCCAGGCTATTGGCAAAGACCCTGATGCCTTATCCATACTCATTATCCAGCTTGTTACCCTGTCAAGATCCGGGGCACCGGTACGAATGTCTACAAGAGAGGGCGAGTTTATATCATTGCGCGAGGTTATGGATGAGGCCGGTTGCGATGTGACAAGGTTCTTTTTTTTGACGCGCCGCCGAGACAGCCATCTGGATTTTGATTTTGAACTGGCAAAAAAGCAATCCATGGAGAACCCTGTTTACTATATCCAGTATGCGCACGCAAGGATATGCGGCATACTTAATAACAAGGCTAAGGCAGCAGGCTCCGCCAGAGTTGATGACAGAGGCCGTTTGCTTTCCCTGCTTGATTCGGAAGAGGAATTTGATATAATGCGCCTGTTAAGGGAATTTCCCCAAATAATAAAATCCTGCGCGGCAACCCTTGAACCGCACTTACTTATAACGTATTTAATGGAACTTGCGTCGGGTTTTCATAGTTTTTATGCCAAGCACCGCGTTGTAAGTGATGATGTTGATCTTAGTCTTGCCCGGCTTATGCTGATAGAATCCCTTAAAAAGGTATTTTCAACGGCCCTTGCCTTATTGGGCGTTTCCATCCCCGATAGAATGTAAATGAGCACATAAGTTACGCGACCGCAAGGGAGCGTAACTTATAAGTGCGCATTTATCCTGATAATGCGACCAACGGGAGCATTAGAAGGATCTAAGCACCATACAGTATACGCGACCGCAAGGGAGCGTAACTTATAAGTGCGCATTTATCCTGATAATGCGACCAACGGGAGCATTAGAAGGATCTAAGCACCATACAGTATACGCGACCGCAAGGGAGCGTAACTTATAAGTGNNNNNNNNNNNNNNNNNNNNNNNNNNNNNNNNNNNNNNNNNNNNNNNNNNNNNNNNNNNNNNNNNNNNNNNNNNNNNNNNNNNNNNNNNNNNNNNNNNNNCGAATGTATCCTGAAGATACGACCAACGGGAGTATCTGAAGGATCCAGGTGTCAATACAGCATACGGGAGCATTAGAAGGATCTAAGCACCATACAGTATACGCGACCGCAAGGGAGCATAACTTATAAGTGCGAATGCATCCTGAAGATACGACGAACAGGAGTATCTGAAGAATCCAGGTGCCAATACAGTATATGCGACCAACGGGAGTATCTGAAGAATCCAGGTGTCAATAAAGCCTACGCTGCCGTAAACAGGCATTAACTTATAAATGTGAATTTTTTAAGACAAGCATGGATTTATAATAAAAATGAAGACATTCCCTCCTCATACCCGCAATGAGACCGGGTCAATAAAATTATACCGCGAACAGGACAAGTCAAAAGAGGCTTTTATGGAGGAGCTTTCCGGGCTGGGTTATGCCCCGTCCGGTTTTGTTTCCCATGAAGGGGATTTTGCTCACAGGGGAGGCGTGGTTGACGTATTCCCAATAGGTTACGATTGCCCTATAAGGGTTGAATTTTGCGATAATAAAATAAACGCTATATATTCCTTCAACTTGATCTCATCGGAAATGTCATCTTTGCATCAGATGATTATGATACCCCCTTTTGTTTTAACCCATTCACGAGCCCAAAGGGTTAATCCGCCGGATTTTGGCGAGACCATGCCTATTGATAATTTCGTGGATATTATGCCCGGCGATATTGTTGTCCACGTAGACCACGGTATAGGTATATACAGAGGCCTCAAAAAAGTAAAAGAACAGGCAGGGGATGTCAGGGATTATATGTTGATTGAATACGCGGATAAAGATAAGCTCTATGTCCCCGCGCGTGAAATAAATTTAATACAAAAATACATAAGTTTTTATAAACATGCCCCAAGGTTGAGCAGGCTTGGCTCAAAGGCATGGCAAAAGGCCAAGGATAAGACCAGGAGGATAGCCTCTTCATACGCTCTTGAACTGCTTCATATGCAGGCAAGCCGCATGAAGCTTAAGGGGTTTTTGTTTTCAAAGGATACGGATTGGCAGAAGACAATAGAGGGGTCTTTTCCTTATAAGGACACTATAGATCAGGCAAAGGCGTCATCCGAGGTAAAGGCTGATATGGAGGCGTCAAAGCCTATGGATAGATTATTATGCGGCGATGTCGGTTATGGAAAAACAGAAGTGGCCTTAAGAGCGTCTTTTAAGGCGGTAATGGATAATAAACAGGTGGCTATTCTTGTTCCGACTACGATACTTGCCGAACAGCATTACAATACATTTTGCACAAGAATGAAGGATTATCCGGTAAATATCCAGATGCTTTCAAGGTTTCGCACGAAGGGTGAACAAGCCCGCGTGCTTGCCGGGCTTAAAGACGCGAGCATAGATATCGTGATAGGGACCCACAGGCTCCTTTCGGATGATATAATCTTTAAGGACTTAGGCCTTGTTGTTATTGACGAGGAACAGCGTTTTGGGGTAAAGGCAAAAGAAAAGTTTAAGACCTTGAGACTGCTTGTTGACGTGCTTACAATGACGGCCACTCCAATACCGCGCACTCTTTACATGTCTCTTACCGGCGCCAGAGACATGTCCGTTATAAACACCCCGCCGCCCGACAGACTGCCGATAAAGACAATCGTATCCGCCTACGATGATAGCTTGCTGAAGAAATTTATATTAAACGAAGTATCAAGGAAAGGCCAGGTGTATTTTATCAATAACAGGATAGATGGTATTGATAAGATGGCAAAAAGAATACAGGGCCTTTGCGGCAGTAGTACGCGCGTTGCCCTGGCGCATGGCAGGATGTCGGCCAAAGAGCTTGAGGCCGTGATGCTGGATTTTATAAAAGGCAGGATAGGTGTTTTGGTATCTACAACAATAGTAGAGTCGGGTATTGATATCCCTAACGCGAATACTATTATTATTAATAACGCGGATAAATTCGGCCTGGCAGATCTCTATCAGCTAAGAGGCAGGGTTGGCAGGTTTAATGTGAAGGCTTTTTGCCTGTGCCTGGTGTCTAAGCGGGATATACCGGCAGATTCACGCCGCAGGCTTATGGCAATAGAGCGTTTTACCCAGCTTGGTTCGGGTTTTAAGATAGCGATGGAGGACCTGCAGATAAGAGGCGCGGGTAATATATTGGGTACCCAACAACATGGTTATATTGCCGCTGTGGGATTTGATCTTTATTGCCGTTTATTACGGGATGCTGTTCATCAGCACAAAATCAGGCTCCAAAAATAAACAGTGTTTCATGGCGGCAGAATGCCGAGCGCGGGGTATCCGGTCCCGCATCGGCAGATCGCGCAGGCCCGGCAAAAGATATTATTGACATATTTTTTAAAATCATATATCATATTTATCTAATTAATCTATATAACACACGGCCTTCTTCTGGTGTTATGTTGACCAAGAGAAGGTTTTTTATTTAAAACAGGAGAGAAAATGGCACGTTTGATAGATTTGAATAAGGTAAGAAATATCGGTATCATGGCGCATATTGACGCCGGGAAAACGACATTAAGCGAACGCATACTCTTTTATACCGGAAAATCCCACAAGATAGGAGAGGTCCATGACGGAAAAGCGCAGATGGATTGGATGGTTCAGGAACAGGAAAGAGGCATTACCATCACATCCGCGGCCACCACATGCTATTGGAAAGACCATAGAATCAATCTTATAGATACCCCGGGCCACGTTGATTTTACGGTTGAGGTTGAAAGAAGTCTAAGGGTATTGGATGGAGCCGTAGCGGTATTTTGCGCCGTAGGCGGTGTTGAGCCTCAATCTGAAACAGTGTGGAGACAGTCGGATAAGTATAATGTTCCTAAGATAGCCTTTGTCAATAAGATGGACCGTGTAGGCGCGGATTTTTTCGCGGTCAAAGAGAGTATTGAAAAGGATTTAGGCGCGGTCGTGCTTCCATTGCAGATACCTATCGGCGCTGAAGACACGTTCAGAGGTGTTATAGACCTTATAACAATGAAGGCGTATATATATGATGATGAATCCATGGGCCAGGATTTTGATGTGGAAAGCGTGCCTGCCGAATATGTAGATCAGGCTAAAAAATACAGGCATATTATGGTAGAGCGCGCCGCCGAGGTCTGTGACAATCTTATGGAGAAATACATAGAAAACGAGGAAAGTATTACCAATGATGAGCTGATGACAGCCATCAGGAAAGGGACTATTGCTAATAAAATAGTCCCTATACTCTGTGGTTCGGCGTTCAAGAATAAAGGTATACAGAGGCTTTTGTATGCCATTAATGATTATTTGCCTTCTCCGCTTGATGAGAAGCCTGTCACGGGCACTGATCCTGATAACTCTGAAAAAATACTTGAAAGAAAACCGGATGACAATGAACCTTTTTCTGCTTTGGCGTTTAAGGTGCAGTCGGACCCTCATATGGGCAAGCTGATATATTTCAGGGTCTATTCCGGATGCCTCAAGGCAGGTTCATATGTCTTAAATGCCACCAAAGGCAAGAAAGAGAGGGTGGGAAGGATATTGCAGATGCATGCCAACCACAGGGAGCCGCGTGAAGACATATATGCCGGTGATATCGCCGCTGCCATAGGCTTGGACCACACCGTTACCGGCGATACCCTTTGCGATGAAGATAATCCTATATTGCTGGAGGCCATTGAATTTCCGTCGCCTGTCATGTCATTAAGCGTTAAACCCCATACCCAATCCGATCAGGATAAACTGGGTAAGGGGCTTATGAGGCTGGCGGAAGAGGACCCCACGTTTACTGTCAAGACAGATCAGGAAACTGGAGAGGTTATATTATCGGGTATGGGAGAACTGCATCTTGATATAATAGTTGACAGGTTAAAGCGTGAGTTTAATGTTATAGCCGATGTGGGCGCTCCAAAGGTAGCATACAGAGAAACTATTTTGCGGTCCTGTCAGGAAAGCTATAAGCATGTTAAGCAGACGGGCGGCAGGGGCCAATACGGCCATGTTGAGATTATTTTAGAACCTGCCGAATCCGGAAAGGGTTTTGAGTTTGTCAATGCCATAAAAGGAGGCAGTATCCCTAAAGAATATATTCCGGCTGTGGAAAAAGGCATTATTGATATTATGCAGAGAGGCGTTTACGCCGGGCATCCTGTCGTTGATGTAAAGGTCACTCTGGTTGACGGTTCATACCATGAAGTGGATTCTTCTGAACTGGCATTTAAACTTGCCGCGGCAGAGTGTTTTAAAAACGCGTTTTTAAAAGCCGATCCGGTTATTCTGGAGCCTTATATGTCTGTTGAGGTGACCACGCCCCAGGAATACATGGGAAATATCACAGGCGATATATGTTCCAGGAGAGGTAAGATCATGGGTATGGAGGCAAAGGTAAACCAGCAAATCCTTATTGCCGAAACCCCTTTATCCGAAATGTTTGGTTATGCCTCATCGTTGAGGACCATCAGCAGCGGCCGCGCCGTCTATTCCATGCATTTTGAAAAATACATAAAGGCGCCGAATGACCTTACTGAAAAGATACTTGAAGAGGCCCGGCAGGCAAAAGAAGCAAGGCATAAATAGGCTGTATTTTTTTAAAACACTATCTTTAGTGCGCGGGTTTTGAGCGACGCTGTCCGTTTAATGGCGATTTCTCTGTGGATAATGCCGCAATGCGGCTGCTTGTTGCCGCTTAAGAGGCGAGGTTAAGGTTGTGAAGATAGGTATTATAGGCTTGCCCCAGACTGGAAAAAAAACATTTTTTCAAGCGCTTACCAATCACCCGCTTGCCGAAAAAGATTTGATATCAGGCAAACCGATCAAGGCGGTTGCGGAGATAAAGGATCCAAGGTTTGATCTGCTTGTCTCCATGTATAATCCTAAAAAACAAGTAAGAGCCAGGGTTGATATAGAGCTTTTGCCTAAGATAGAAAAGGATTCTTTTTCACAGGACGGCATATTCAAGGATATAGCTGAATTAAATGCCATATGCCATGTAGTCAGATGTTTTCAGGACGAATCGGTTTATCATGTAGCCGGTTCAGTTGACCCTCAGAGAGATATAGACAATATCAATTCAGAGATACTTCTTCATGATATGCTTTTTATAGAAAAGAGGCTGGAACGTATTGAAAAGGGCCTAAAGAAACTCAAAGACGAAAAAGCGGCAAAAGAAAAAGATCTGCTTGAAAAATTGAAACAACATCTTGACAAGGGACTGCCTATCCGGGTTTTAGGCCTTGGAAAAGAAGAAAGGGCTATCATATCAAGTTACCCTTTCCTGACCATGAAAAAGATGTTGATAGTTTTGAATATATCAGAGAAAGAATTGTCCAGTGATATCTTGTGCCGCGATATGCAAAAAAGATACGAGGGTTCTGATATCTATTTAATGAGCGCTTGCGCCAAGGTTGAATCGGAGATAGCGTCTTTTGAGTCGGAACAGGAGAGAATTCAATACCTGTCAGCGCTTGGCATAAGCAGTCCGGCTGTTTATGTCCTTACCACTCTGTGCATAAAGGCGCTGGATCTGATATCCTTTTTTACGGTAGGCCCTGATGAAGTGCGGCAATGGACTATACCTTTCGGCAGTTATGCGCCGCAGGCGGCCGGGGCCATACATACAGACCTGGAAAACGGTTTTATCAGGGCCGAGGTGATAAAATATAACGATCTGATAAGCCTGGGCAGCGAGATAAAAGCGAAAGAGGCCGGCAAGGCGTATCTCAAAGGCAAGGACTATATTGTTGAAGATGGCGATATCTTAGAAATAAGATTTAACGTATAAACAGCCGGCGAAATCAAAGGCCGGATTCGGTGTATTTTTTATAGGGGAGGATATCATGGCGAAAGAGACCTTTTCCTTTGATATAGTGTCAGAGGTCAATATGCACGAGATGGATAATGCCGTTGAGCAGTCAAAGAAAGAATTAATTTCAAGGTATGATTTCAAAAACACTAATTCTTCTATTGAGTATAAAAGAGACGAAAAAGAGATTATATTAGTATCTTCAAATGAATTTAAACTGCGGGCTTTACGTGATATCCTGCTTA
Above is a genomic segment from Candidatus Omnitrophota bacterium containing:
- a CDS encoding DUF5679 domain-containing protein, giving the protein MAEAYCVKCKSKKEIKDAKEVSMKNGRKAMKGKCPDCGTGMYRIMGK
- the rsfS gene encoding ribosome silencing factor; this translates as MAGVKKDGRRKSRPGGFVCLRDKVLAAAHYALEKKADCVRVLDMSGIACFCDYFVVAEAESSTKVIAIAEHIIDSLACFGIRPLRREGFRDGQWIVLDYVDVVVHVFQHQARRFYDLERLWGDAKIIEINDDKQGHLGR
- the argS gene encoding arginine--tRNA ligase, which translates into the protein MRAKLSDYIESIIKPISGKWGLNALPKVVCEKPKHYSLGDLSTNIAMQICKSAEGLDLLHTAEDIADLLRKGLKDSGFSDLISRVEVKRPGFINFYFSRDYLRSVISEISSMSGDFGRPEGVKPKKILIEFVSANPTGPLSVAHGRQAAIGDVLANILDFAGHKVTREYYLNDDGNQIMVLGKSIHARYCQLVGKPCAFPDDGYKGGYIYDIARLFIDKYGRDMFEPGEKNISVFCDFGIRHIMEGIRKDLGDFRVRFDNYYSQRELGGSGKVEDALQELGQKGLLYEKDSALWFSSTRFGDDKDRVLRKSDGSYTYITPDIAYHKDKFQRGYDLLIDLLGPDHHGYISRMKAACQAIGKDPDALSILIIQLVTLSRSGAPVRMSTREGEFISLREVMDEAGCDVTRFFFLTRRRDSHLDFDFELAKKQSMENPVYYIQYAHARICGILNNKAKAAGSARVDDRGRLLSLLDSEEEFDIMRLLREFPQIIKSCAATLEPHLLITYLMELASGFHSFYAKHRVVSDDVDLSLARLMLIESLKKVFSTALALLGVSIPDRM
- a CDS encoding CarD family transcriptional regulator; translation: MKTFPPHTRNETGSIKLYREQDKSKEAFMEELSGLGYAPSGFVSHEGDFAHRGGVVDVFPIGYDCPIRVEFCDNKINAIYSFNLISSEMSSLHQMIMIPPFVLTHSRAQRVNPPDFGETMPIDNFVDIMPGDIVVHVDHGIGIYRGLKKVKEQAGDVRDYMLIEYADKDKLYVPAREINLIQKYISFYKHAPRLSRLGSKAWQKAKDKTRRIASSYALELLHMQASRMKLKGFLFSKDTDWQKTIEGSFPYKDTIDQAKASSEVKADMEASKPMDRLLCGDVGYGKTEVALRASFKAVMDNKQVAILVPTTILAEQHYNTFCTRMKDYPVNIQMLSRFRTKGEQARVLAGLKDASIDIVIGTHRLLSDDIIFKDLGLVVIDEEQRFGVKAKEKFKTLRLLVDVLTMTATPIPRTLYMSLTGARDMSVINTPPPDRLPIKTIVSAYDDSLLKKFILNEVSRKGQVYFINNRIDGIDKMAKRIQGLCGSSTRVALAHGRMSAKELEAVMLDFIKGRIGVLVSTTIVESGIDIPNANTIIINNADKFGLADLYQLRGRVGRFNVKAFCLCLVSKRDIPADSRRRLMAIERFTQLGSGFKIAMEDLQIRGAGNILGTQQHGYIAAVGFDLYCRLLRDAVHQHKIRLQK
- the fusA gene encoding elongation factor G; the protein is MARLIDLNKVRNIGIMAHIDAGKTTLSERILFYTGKSHKIGEVHDGKAQMDWMVQEQERGITITSAATTCYWKDHRINLIDTPGHVDFTVEVERSLRVLDGAVAVFCAVGGVEPQSETVWRQSDKYNVPKIAFVNKMDRVGADFFAVKESIEKDLGAVVLPLQIPIGAEDTFRGVIDLITMKAYIYDDESMGQDFDVESVPAEYVDQAKKYRHIMVERAAEVCDNLMEKYIENEESITNDELMTAIRKGTIANKIVPILCGSAFKNKGIQRLLYAINDYLPSPLDEKPVTGTDPDNSEKILERKPDDNEPFSALAFKVQSDPHMGKLIYFRVYSGCLKAGSYVLNATKGKKERVGRILQMHANHREPREDIYAGDIAAAIGLDHTVTGDTLCDEDNPILLEAIEFPSPVMSLSVKPHTQSDQDKLGKGLMRLAEEDPTFTVKTDQETGEVILSGMGELHLDIIVDRLKREFNVIADVGAPKVAYRETILRSCQESYKHVKQTGGRGQYGHVEIILEPAESGKGFEFVNAIKGGSIPKEYIPAVEKGIIDIMQRGVYAGHPVVDVKVTLVDGSYHEVDSSELAFKLAAAECFKNAFLKADPVILEPYMSVEVTTPQEYMGNITGDICSRRGKIMGMEAKVNQQILIAETPLSEMFGYASSLRTISSGRAVYSMHFEKYIKAPNDLTEKILEEARQAKEARHK
- the ychF gene encoding redox-regulated ATPase YchF, translated to MKIGIIGLPQTGKKTFFQALTNHPLAEKDLISGKPIKAVAEIKDPRFDLLVSMYNPKKQVRARVDIELLPKIEKDSFSQDGIFKDIAELNAICHVVRCFQDESVYHVAGSVDPQRDIDNINSEILLHDMLFIEKRLERIEKGLKKLKDEKAAKEKDLLEKLKQHLDKGLPIRVLGLGKEERAIISSYPFLTMKKMLIVLNISEKELSSDILCRDMQKRYEGSDIYLMSACAKVESEIASFESEQERIQYLSALGISSPAVYVLTTLCIKALDLISFFTVGPDEVRQWTIPFGSYAPQAAGAIHTDLENGFIRAEVIKYNDLISLGSEIKAKEAGKAYLKGKDYIVEDGDILEIRFNV